The Shewanella algae DNA segment GCGATTCTGGAGGTCTGGATGAAATTAGTCAGCGCAATCATTAAGCCGTTCAAGCTTGATGATGTCCGCGAAGCGATTGCGGGCATAGGCATTGAGGGGATGACGGTCACCGAAGTCAAAGGTTTTGGCCGACAAAAGGGGCATACAGAGCTCTATCGGGGAGCCGAGTATCAGGTGGACTTTCTGCCCAAGGTTAAGCTCGAGATAGCCACCAAGGCGGAGAATCTTGAGCACCTGCTGGAGGTCATCACCAACGCCGCCCATACCGGCAAGATAGGTGACGGCAAGATCTTTGTGACAGATCTGGAACAGGTTATCCGTATTCGTACGGGCGAAACAGACACAGAAGCGCTGTAAGGGGGAGAAGATGGAAGAACTGAGCAAATTGGGTACTACGGTCACAGAGCTGCGTTTTGCGCTGGACACCTTTTACTTTCTGATCTCCGGCGCGCTGGTGATGTGGATGGCGGCGGGTTTCGCCATGCTGGAGGCCGGGTTGGTGCGTTCCAAAAACACCACAGAGATACTCACCAAAAACATCTGTCTCTATTCAATCGCCTGTATCACCTACCTGATTGTGGGTTACAACATCATGTATGTGGACAATGGCGAGGGCGGCTGGCTGCCGAGCATCAGCACCTTGATAGGATCTCAAGCTGCCGACGCCGACCATGCGCTGGAGTCTGATTTCTTCTTCCAGGTGGTATTTGTGGCTACAGCCATGTCGATTGTTTCCGGCGCCGTGGCCGAGCGCATGCGCCTGTGGGCTTTCCTGGCATTCAGCCTGGTAATGACGGCAGTCATCTACCCGGTGGAAGGTTACTGGACTTGGGGCGGTGGTTTCCTTTCCGAAGCCGGCTTCGTCGACTTTGCCGGTAGCGGCATAGTGCATATGGCCGGTGCGGCCGCGGCCTTGGCCGGTGTCTTGCTGCTGGGGGCCCGTAAAGGTAAATATGGCGCCAATGGCCAGGTTAACCCTATCCCGGGATCCAACCTGCCGCTGGCAACCCTGGGGACTTTTATCCTCTGGATGGGCTGGTTCGGTTTCAACGGTGGTTCTCAGTTACTGGTCTCTGATGCCGAGAATGCCAGCGCCGTGGCCAAAGTCTTCGTCAACACCAATTCGGCGGCGGCCTTCGGCGCGGTATCTGCACTGATCGTCTGTAAGATGGTGTGGGGCAAGGCCGACTTGACCATGATACTCAATGGTACTTTGGCTGGTTTGGTGGCTATCACGGCCGATCCATTGTCGCCCTCTCTGCCTATGGCGGGTGTGATAGGCCTGGTAGCCGGCGGTTTGGTGGTGTTCTCCATCGTGGGCTTTGACCGCATCAAGGTAGATGATCCTGTCGGGGCTATCTCGGTGCACGGGGTCGCCGGTTTTTTCGGTTTGATGATGGTGCCTCTGTCCAATGCCGATGCCAGCGTGACTGGGCAACTGTTTGGCGCTGCGGTGATCTCTGCCTGGGTGTTCCTGGCGTCATTGCTGGTGTGGGGCGCCTTGAAAGTGACCATGGGGATCCGGGTGACCGAAGAGGAAGAGTACAACGGTATGGACGCATCGGACTGTGGTATCGATGCCTATCCTGAGTTTGTGACTGTCAAGAACGCCAATTGAGAGGCCAAGAACGCCATGATAAGCCATGAGTGTTCTTGAGAGATCAAGCAAGCTTCCTTAATCTTTAAGCCATCTCTTGTGAGGTGGCTTTTGGTTAGAGCTGGCTTTGGGGTTACCGGCCTTGTTGTTACCTGGCTTGGCGGGAGTCGGCCAGGAAAAGCGTATTTTGCGGCTATGGCGCTTGATGACAGACGCTCTTGGGGGCAGACTGAAAGCAGAAACAGCCTGGAGCCTAAGGGGATGGCGATGAAGACTCTCAGTGTAATGAAGCTGACCGGTACTTTTCTCTGCACTTTGTTCAGTACTTTGCTGTGGCTTGGAAATGCCGAGGCAGGACAAGTGGTGGTTCGTGATGCCAGTGAGCCCTTCGATGCCTTTGCCGTCAGGGATGAATTACTGCGTCAGCATGAGTGGCAGGAACTACTGCGCTCGCAGCAGCAACTGGAGATCCTCCGCAGCCTGCCTGCTATATGTGTTCCTTACATGCGCCCCTATCGCTACTTTTCCTGCGATGGCCATTTTTATCGCCCCTATCTTTACCGGCAACAGCAGCTCTATATAGGGATCCCCAAGCCGGGTTCCGAAGTTATCGCTCCCGGAAATGAAGGCTTGAACTAGGGGATATTCACATTTTGTCACCCTTTGGCGCGGCAGGAGTGGCCAGTCTGACTTAAGCTTTCAGTAAAGAAGCCTTAACTCAGGAGGCCTTATGTTCTCAGGCACTTTCTCAAGCGCTTTCTCCAGCTCTCTCACTCGTGCTCTCTCTGGCGCTCTATCCGCTACCATGTTGAGTCGCTTAATTGGTGCGGTTTTGCTGCTGCTATTTTGCGGTTGCAGCAGTACACCGGTGCCAAGCAAGATGGCCCTTGGCAGCCTGTTTCAGGATAACCAATTCAAAGAGGTTGGGAATATCCCCGAGCCCGCCGAGTTATTCGCCTTGCCTCCCGAGGCGGTGCAGTTGCTCAGAGGTGCCTATAGCCGCGGTGCACTCATGTCCAATCAGGAGTTGGCCCACGAGTGGTTGGCTGACTATATCCATGCCGACAAGGGCGGCTTTCGCTATCAGGACAACTACACCCGCACCGCCGCCGAAACCTTTCACGACAGGGCCGGAAACTGCATGTCACTGGTGATCCTGACGGCGGCCATGGCGCAACAACTGGGGATAGAGGTTGAATTTCGTGATGTGGAAGTGCCCCCGGTCTGGGATCGCCAAGGCGCCTTTTATCTGGTCAATGGTCATATCAACCTCAAGTTATACCCGCCCAAGAATAATCATGTCTTCCATGTCACCGAGCGTTCCATTCTGGTGGATTTCCTGCCCGAGCGTGCTGTGCGCAGCTATAAGGTCAATAAGATCAGCCAAGGTACTGTGGTCGCCATGTATTACAACAATGCGGCGGCCGAGGCATTGATCAATGAGAATTGGGATCTCGCATACGGCTTGCTGAAAAAGAGCTTGCAACAGCAGAGTCTGTTTATTCCGGCGCTCAACAGCCTGGCGGTGCTCTATCGCGCCAGGGGCATGGAACAGATGGCCGAGCGGGTCTACCGCTATGCGTTGACGCTTGAGCCGGAAAACATGACTACCCTCTATAACCTGGCGGTCATGCTGAGCAGCCAGGATAGACTGGATGAATGGGCCGAAGTACACAAGGTACTGGAGCTTGCCCGGATCCGTAATCCTTATTACTACTATGATATGGCGCAGCAAGCCTACATGGATCACCAATATGATGAGGCGCTGAGTTGGTATCGAAGAGCGATTGAGAAGGCGGATTATCGCCACGAGTTTTACTTTGGTTTGTCCAGAACCTATTGGGCAAAAGGGGACTCCGACCGAGCGAAGAGCAATCTGCAAAAGGCGTTGGCGCTGGCCGGTGACGGCGAGCAGAAAAAACGCTATCAGGCCAAGTTGCATGCGATGGAAGGGCATTGATTCAAAAGCTTGGCTGAAAGAGTGGGGTTATAAAGACGCAATTGGTTGCAGCCAAGCTGCAGAGTAAAAAGCCCGATGCTGACATCTGCATCGGGCTTTGTCGCTTTTGGGCTATATGTTTCTCTCTGCCTGAAAGCTGGCCTTAAAGGGCTTCGAAACTCAGCGCCTTGTCGCGGTAACTCAAGCGCGCCATCTGCCCCATATCCTTGAGCTCAACTGCCCTGACACCATAGGGCGGCTTTAAGCCCGAATTTTGGATTAGCTCAAGGTTTAGAGGCAACTGCAGACTGTTTTGCTCTTGTGTCAGCCAGGCCGCAGTCTCACTCTGCAGTATGGCGATTTCCCGCCCTTGGGAGTCCATCCCTGTCAGTATTGCCGACACCCCAAAACGACCACTTTGGGCCAGCTCCAGCGTAAAGTTGAGGGCGCTTGGCAGACCATTTTGCCAACCAACTTTGATTTCGGGTGCCAGCCGCGCCGATGGATAGAACTGCTTGAAGGCGGTCTTGACGGTACGTCGTACCAAGGTGTTATCCACCTGTGTCTCAATATCGACCACCAATTCACTGAAACCCGCATTGCTTGAGGGCATGGGCAGCTGCTCATTTTGCAGTCGCCAGCTGTTGCCACTTTGGCTGAGTTGCAGTGGGGTTTGCTCGCCGCTTGCTTGCTGCAGCCGGGCACTGGCCAAACGAGGTGAACCCATGGCCTTATCGTTCTCAAGCGCCAGCTCCAACTCGAGATGGGTGTTGGCCTCGAGTGATGATGGGGTGCTTAACTTGAGACGATAGGCAGAGCCTTTCTCTTTGACATTGACCAGATAGTTGTCAGTGGCGGTCAGCGCTGCGGCGACCTGCAGGCGATAGAGACCGGGCTTGATATCTGAGTTCAGCAACAGGGCACTGGAGTCATCATCCATC contains these protein-coding regions:
- the glnK gene encoding P-II family nitrogen regulator, translated to MKLVSAIIKPFKLDDVREAIAGIGIEGMTVTEVKGFGRQKGHTELYRGAEYQVDFLPKVKLEIATKAENLEHLLEVITNAAHTGKIGDGKIFVTDLEQVIRIRTGETDTEAL
- a CDS encoding ammonium transporter; amino-acid sequence: MEELSKLGTTVTELRFALDTFYFLISGALVMWMAAGFAMLEAGLVRSKNTTEILTKNICLYSIACITYLIVGYNIMYVDNGEGGWLPSISTLIGSQAADADHALESDFFFQVVFVATAMSIVSGAVAERMRLWAFLAFSLVMTAVIYPVEGYWTWGGGFLSEAGFVDFAGSGIVHMAGAAAALAGVLLLGARKGKYGANGQVNPIPGSNLPLATLGTFILWMGWFGFNGGSQLLVSDAENASAVAKVFVNTNSAAAFGAVSALIVCKMVWGKADLTMILNGTLAGLVAITADPLSPSLPMAGVIGLVAGGLVVFSIVGFDRIKVDDPVGAISVHGVAGFFGLMMVPLSNADASVTGQLFGAAVISAWVFLASLLVWGALKVTMGIRVTEEEEYNGMDASDCGIDAYPEFVTVKNAN
- a CDS encoding DUF4785 domain-containing protein; this translates as MKMHISKTPLLAAILLSLTGCQDDTKVEQTQQPKSLTLAMVPPQASDIKASEELDTGQLPPLNTSREDVSFVRALSGEYQAQLPDKTASASSDEYWLMVTGAELNQGIELPLTQGSSVIRLAPRWDKSSGAPTAPKSIAPDAVQLSSAAGKTENKRLIRRAVDSESLASAGMDDDSSALLLNSDIKPGLYRLQVAAALTATDNYLVNVKEKGSAYRLKLSTPSSLEANTHLELELALENDKAMGSPRLASARLQQASGEQTPLQLSQSGNSWRLQNEQLPMPSSNAGFSELVVDIETQVDNTLVRRTVKTAFKQFYPSARLAPEIKVGWQNGLPSALNFTLELAQSGRFGVSAILTGMDSQGREIAILQSETAAWLTQEQNSLQLPLNLELIQNSGLKPPYGVRAVELKDMGQMARLSYRDKALSFEAL